The DNA sequence CTCCCCGAATAACTACAAAACCTTTATGACTTTAAAAAGATAACTCTCATATGTCATATCGAGAAGTACTTCTGATGACAAAAAAGACAATAGCTTTAAAGAGCATATGTATGTATTATTATATAAAAGGTTATTCAGAAGCGAGAAACTATGACGTCTCAGGTACAACGCATCCTTTCATGGAATGTCAACGGGCTTCGAGCAATAGAAAAAAAAGGATTTTTCTCCTGGTTTCAAAAAGAGTCACCAGATATTCTCTGTCTCCAAGAAATCAAAGCAACCCCTGAACAACTCCCACCTCATCTTCGAAACCCACCAGGATACCACTCCTATTTTAATCCGGGAGAACGCAAAGGATACAGCGGTGTTGCCATGTTCACCAAACAAAAACCAGTTTCAATAAAGAAAGGTTTTGGTATTCAAAAATTTGATAGCGAAGGACGCATACTGATTCTCGAATACAGCAATTTTATTCTGTTTAACATTTACTTCCCCAATGGGAAAAAAAATCACGAGCGGCTCACATATAAACTTGATTTTTACAACACCTTCCTCAAATATGTAGACATGTACAAAGAACAGGGAAACAATATTATCATCTGCGGTGATGTCAATACTGCACATACTGAAATTGACCTAGCGCGACCGAAAGAAAATGAAAAAATCTCTGGTTTTTTACCAGTGGAACGTGCATGGATCGATACGCTACTATCCCATGGATACCTTGATGCCTTTAGAGTTTTTAACCATGAACCTCATCAGTATACTTGGTGGGATATGAAAACCAATGCTCGAGAACGAAATATCGGCTGGCGTATCGATTATTTTTTCATCAACAAAGAACTCCTACCCCATCTTACCAAAGCATTTATCATGCAAGACATACTGGGTTCTGATCACTGCCCGATAGGAATTGAACTCAGCAGCATATGAGAGGAAAAAGGTATGAAAGAATCGCTTGAATATGTCTACAAAGAACAAAAAGAACTCTCGATCTATAGTGGCATTGGTGCACTGCTTGGCTGGGATCAAATGACGTATATGCCTTCTGATGGAAGTAGTGATCGAGCTGAACAAACAGCACTGATCTCCAGGCTTGCTCATGAAAAAACAACAGCAGATGCTTTGTATGACCACGTACGAAAACTGAACGAAACAATAACCTTTGCTCAACTCAAAGAACATGACAAACTAGTTGTTACTCGCCTGAAAAAAGATCTTGAAAAAACAAGAAAAATACCATCAGCCTTTATTGAAAAAATATCAAAAACAACCACACTTGCCTATCAGGCATGGGAAGAAGCTCGAGCAAAAAAAAATTTTTATCATTTCGCACCACATCTTGAAAAAATCATCGAACTTGAAAAAGAATACTGCACCTATATCAATCTCCCAGGGCATCCCTACAACAGCCTTCTTGATGATTACGAAGAAGGAATGACGGTTGACATCCTAAAAAAAGAGTTCACCTACCTACGTAAAAACCTCATCGAAATACTTGACAAAATCAAAACAAGCACCTTGTTTCAAAAACAAAAACCATTTCAAAAAACACTCTCCATTGAAAATCAGAAAAAACTCTGCAACTACTTCATAAAAAAAATGAACCTATCAAAAACCAAATTCCGCCTCGACGTCTCAACACATCCCTTCACCACCTCAATAGGTAATAACGATGTCCGCATCACCACCAACTTCGAACGAAAAAACCCTTTGTTCTCGTTTTATTCAACCATCCACGAAGTGGGACATGCACTTTACGAACTCAACCTGCCGCAAAACGAATACAAAGATACGGTTATTTCTGACTCACCTTCATTAGGACTGCATGAATCACAATCAAGGTTCTGGGAAAACATGATCGCCCGAAACAAACATTTCTGGGTTTTCTTCTACCCTGTTTTCCAAAAAATCGTTCCAAAAAAATTCACCACCATAGCCCTTGATCAATGGTACCGCATCATCAACCAAGTACAACCCTCACTCATACGAGTTGAAGCAGATGAACTCACCTACTGTTTACATATCATCCTTCGTTTCGAACTCGAACTCATGCTCATCACCGATGAAATCAAGGTTGCCGAAGTTCCTGATATTTGGGATCAAAAAATACAGAACTACCTAGGCGTACGCCCACACAACGATGTCGAAGGGGCTCTTCAAGATATGCACTGGAGTGGGGGAAGCTTTGGATATTTTCCCACCTATGCTATTGGAAGTATCTATGCCGCACAACTATTCCAGACACTACTCAAACATCATCCTGATACGCTCCAGAACATAGAACAGGGAGACTTTGCTTCCATCATAACTTGGCTTCAGAACAACATTCATCAGTATGGACGGCTTATGACCGCTGACGACATTATTAAAACATGCTGCGGGGAGGGGCTCAACTCACAAAGATACATATCTTATTTAAAAGATAAATACTATACCCTCTATAACATCTAAAAAGGAAAGGAGAGAATAAAACACTATGTCTCAATTAGTTTTAGTTCGTCATGGACAATCACAATGGAATCTTGAAAACCGGTTTACCGGCTGGGTCGACGTCCCATTATCAAAAAAAGGACGAGATGAAGCAATTAATGCTGGTAAACAACTCAAAAACATCTCTTTTGATGCTATATACGTCTCTCACATGCTCCGCGCGATACAAACACTCCATTATATTCTATTAGAGCTCAACGACTCTCGTATTCCTATCTTCCATCATGAAGAACCCAGGGTCAAAAAGTGGGAACATTATACCGGTGACACCACAAAAGAACTCCCTGTTTACCAGTCAGTAGAACTCGCAGAACGAT is a window from the Candidatus Thermoplasmatota archaeon genome containing:
- a CDS encoding exodeoxyribonuclease III, producing the protein MTSQVQRILSWNVNGLRAIEKKGFFSWFQKESPDILCLQEIKATPEQLPPHLRNPPGYHSYFNPGERKGYSGVAMFTKQKPVSIKKGFGIQKFDSEGRILILEYSNFILFNIYFPNGKKNHERLTYKLDFYNTFLKYVDMYKEQGNNIIICGDVNTAHTEIDLARPKENEKISGFLPVERAWIDTLLSHGYLDAFRVFNHEPHQYTWWDMKTNARERNIGWRIDYFFINKELLPHLTKAFIMQDILGSDHCPIGIELSSI
- a CDS encoding carboxypeptidase M32 — encoded protein: MKESLEYVYKEQKELSIYSGIGALLGWDQMTYMPSDGSSDRAEQTALISRLAHEKTTADALYDHVRKLNETITFAQLKEHDKLVVTRLKKDLEKTRKIPSAFIEKISKTTTLAYQAWEEARAKKNFYHFAPHLEKIIELEKEYCTYINLPGHPYNSLLDDYEEGMTVDILKKEFTYLRKNLIEILDKIKTSTLFQKQKPFQKTLSIENQKKLCNYFIKKMNLSKTKFRLDVSTHPFTTSIGNNDVRITTNFERKNPLFSFYSTIHEVGHALYELNLPQNEYKDTVISDSPSLGLHESQSRFWENMIARNKHFWVFFYPVFQKIVPKKFTTIALDQWYRIINQVQPSLIRVEADELTYCLHIILRFELELMLITDEIKVAEVPDIWDQKIQNYLGVRPHNDVEGALQDMHWSGGSFGYFPTYAIGSIYAAQLFQTLLKHHPDTLQNIEQGDFASIITWLQNNIHQYGRLMTADDIIKTCCGEGLNSQRYISYLKDKYYTLYNI